The Candidatus Pelagibacter sp. IMCC9063 genome has a window encoding:
- a CDS encoding RsmE family RNA methyltransferase encodes MQKKIRIFLSERLEENNKIELGKDQSHYISNVMRLKSGDELLLFNGIDGEFLGKVAGSEKKQTIIQVHAKQRDQSKPSNISLAFCPLKGQRLDFLIQKCTEVGLKSFIPVISDHTIVRNVNENRLKKIIIESSEQSDQLHIPQVLSALNLEEFLHFLKKEDVVLFGDISSKNNDLTQLIEDKSKNYILFIGPEGDFSPKEREIILKNVKFKSFSLGKNILRSETAAIAGLVLLNFLLN; translated from the coding sequence ATGCAGAAAAAAATTAGAATATTTCTGAGTGAAAGACTAGAAGAAAATAATAAAATTGAACTAGGTAAGGACCAGTCTCATTATATATCGAATGTGATGCGTTTAAAAAGTGGAGATGAATTATTGTTATTCAACGGAATAGATGGAGAATTCCTTGGAAAAGTTGCTGGGAGTGAAAAAAAACAAACAATCATTCAAGTTCATGCAAAACAGAGAGATCAGTCTAAGCCTTCAAATATTTCCTTAGCCTTTTGTCCACTCAAAGGACAACGACTAGATTTTTTAATTCAAAAATGCACAGAAGTGGGGTTAAAAAGTTTTATCCCTGTCATTTCAGACCATACTATTGTCAGGAATGTTAATGAAAATAGATTAAAAAAAATTATTATAGAATCTAGCGAACAGTCAGATCAACTACATATTCCTCAGGTATTAAGTGCTTTAAATTTAGAAGAATTTTTACATTTCTTGAAAAAAGAGGATGTGGTTTTGTTTGGGGATATTAGCTCTAAAAATAATGATTTAACCCAACTCATAGAAGATAAGAGTAAAAACTATATTTTATTTATAGGTCCTGAAGGAGATTTTTCCCCAAAAGAAAGAGAGATCATTTTAAAAAATGTTAAGTTTAAAAGTTTCTCATTAGGCAAAAATATTTTAAGATCTGAAACTGCTGCAATAGCAGGTTTAGTTTTGCTAAATTTCTTATTAAATTAA